The genomic interval TTCATGGCTTCGCGTTTGTAACGCGTGTTAAAATTATATAAGCGCGTTACAAACGCGAAGCTAATACCACCCCGATTGCAAATCGGGGCGAGCTTAGCTATACAAAAACTCCACTTTCAACAACCCTTTTAATCCGGCATAATCTCTTGCAGAACTAAACAAATAATGTTCTGCCTCTTCTACAATCATTGCCCGTACAGGATTTTGATGAATATAATGCAGCTTCGTTTTTGCAAAATCATAATTATAACATTCTTCGGCATGATTGCCATCTTGCCAAAATTTGTAATCCTTGACATTTTGTTTAAACTTTCCTGCGTACTGAAATCTATACAGCATCCATTCTTTACGGCTTTCAATCTCAAATTCTATAGCTGCAACTATTTGCTTTGATGTATATTTTTTCATATCCCGAAGTATATCAGACAAAAGGAAACCCTCCTCGGCAGCTGCCAATAAATGCAGGTGATTGGACATAAGGCACCATCCATATATTTTTAGACCTTTTTCTTCCTGACAATAACAAAGCGAATCAATTATTTTTAGCTTATGTTCTTTTCTTGTGAAAACATCAACCCAGTCTACCACTGTCATAGTTAAGAAATAGAGCTCGTTTTGATTTCTGATGAAGTACTGATGTGAAGCCATTTAAATATAATTTTTGCCTTTAGACGAGCCTGGAAGTTTTTTGTAACAAACTAACCCCGATTTGCAATCGGGGTTTTCATGGCTTCGTGTTTGTAACGCGTCTAAAAATACATAAGCGCGTTACAAACGCGAAGCTAATACCACCCCGATTGCAAATCGGGGCGAGCTGCGAGCTGAGTGATATCTCACCGACACTTTCCCCTTTTCTAACGACAATTATCAGTCATATACCGATGTCCGTTTTACTGATTCATGAGATTCAAATACTTTTATTGAGTAGTTATTACGGAACCGAAAATTACTTGTGAAGCAAATGGAGATATCGTGGCAAAATATTCAAATATCAAATAAAAAAAATTATATTTATTCACATTACAAGTCAGAATAATATCTGAAATAGATTAATATCTGAAATATAGTTTTACCACACTTTTCTTAATACCAACTCATCTAATGAAAAGAATAACTATCTCTCTTCTGCTATATCTGGCTATTATTTTGCCAGGTTACAGCCAGGATACGCTCCGGCTTACGCTCGAACAGGCGCAGGAACAATTTATCCAAAAAAACTTTGCACTTATTGCCCAGAAGTTCAATGTCAACATCGCCGAAGCTGGTGTTCAACAGGCCAGACTCTGGTACAATCCCAACCTGTTTGTCGAAACCAATCTGTACAACGGTTACACCCATAAAGTACTTCCGTTTGGAAAACAAACCGACCTGATTAATCCGACTGGCGGTGTTTTTAACATTCAGTTACAGCAGGTTTTAAGCCTGACAGCCAGCCGCAGCAAACTCGTCAAACTGGCCGAATCCAACGTTGCTTTGCAGCAATCCGCTTTTCAGGATGTAATGCGCAATGTACGCTTTACTTTGGCTCAGACATTTGGGAACCTGGTTAATGAGCAAGCTAAATTAAAGATGCTGGACCTGGAAAGAGCCAGGCTGGAAAGTCTGCTTGCTGCTTTTCGTGCACAATTGAAGTTAGGCGTTATTGCTCCTTATGAAGTAACACGCATTGAATTGGAACAAAAGAATTTCGAAAAAGACCAATCCACCCTGAATGTTCAAATAGCACAGGACGAAGCAATTATGCGTGTATTGCTTTCACAGGGAGGAACAGTATATATTGTTGCGGATGATAGTACAGCAGGCAATCAGAATAGCCCCGGATTGAGCCAGCTTCTTGACTTAGCTTTTGCCAACCGTCCTGATTTACAAGTTGCACAACAACAAATTTTATATAATCAGAACAACCTTACGTATCAGAAATCACTGGCGACGCCCAATCTGACAATCGGAGCTGATTATCAGCGCCTGGGTTCAGCTTTTCCACATTATGTAGGTGCACAGGTATTGATGGACCTGCCGGTCAGGAATAAAAACCAGGGAAATATTCAAAGCGCAAAAGTAGGTATCGACCAGTCTAAAACCACTGCTGAACTTAGTCATTTACAGGTTGAACAGGACGTGGTAGCGGCAGCGCGTCAATATCAGGAAGCTATTTCATTACAACAAAAACTGACTCCTGAATATTTGCAAAGTATTGAAGAAATATCAAAAAACGCCACCGAAGATTACGCCAAACGTATTATTGATCTTGTAAGTTTTATTGACAAGATCAGAGCTTACCGAGATGCGCAACTCAATTTAATTGATCTTAAAAATGATCTTTTTCAGGCTCGCCAGCAACTCAATTTTGTGACTAATTCTAAAACATTTTAACCTCATCTAACTCATGAAATTCATTTTAAATAATATAAGCTTTCGGCTTTCGGCAGTCGGCTTTCGGCGGACAGTGAAACTTGCATTCATCATGACTCTTACTGCATGCTGGCTAGCGGCTTGTACTAAGTCAGAGAAACCACAGGAAGCAGAAACAAAGGATACAGAATCAGGATTCAGGACCGATACGGTAGCATTACGAAATTTTGAAGAAGAGATCCAGTTTACAGGTTCTGTTTCATTCGACGAGAAAAAAGTTGATAAAGTGTATCCGATAGTAAGTGGAAACGTACTGGATGTGAAGGCAGATTTGGGTGCGTATGTACAAAAGGGTCAGGTATTGGCAACTGTACAAAGCGGTGATGTCAGCGATTTTTTAAAAGACCAGAATACTGCGAAAGCAAATTATGACATTGCTAAACGGAATGCTGATAATGTTGAACAACTGTATAAAACCAAATTCTCTTCCGAAAACGATCTGACCAATGCACGTAAACAACTTGAAATTGCAGGTTCAGAACTGGAACGATCTACACAGGTTTTGAAATTATATGGCGGCGCATCAACGGGTAAAACGCCGGTTTTCAGTGTAAAATCGCCTGAAAGCGGTTATGTTGTAGAACGCAATGTGAATCCTGAAATGCAGATCCGTTCCGACAACTCTGACCCGCTGTTTACCATTTCAAATCTGAACGATGTTTGGGTGCTAATCAACATTTATGAATCTGATATTCAGGCGGTAAAACAAGGACAGCAGGTAAACATCACTACGTTAGCTTATCCCGACAAAGTATTTACCGGAACAATTTCCAATATCAGCCAGGTGGTTGATAATGAAAGTAAAGTATTACAGGCACGCGTCGTTTTGCGCAATCCAAACGGAATGCTCAAACCCGATATGTTCTGTACGATCAGACTTCATATTGAAAAGCCCGAAAAACTTTTGGCAGTAAATCCTATTTCGGTCATTTTTAGCCAGGATAAATACTTTGTGATCAAGGAAGTAAAAAAAGGGGAATACAAATCTGTTCCGGTTGAAATCCTTAAAAACACTTCAAAATATATGTACATCAAAGGCGCTTTGGAACACGGGGATGTAATTGTGACCGAAGGCGCACTGATGTTATTCAGCGAACTAACTGACAACTGATCTGCCATGGATAAGCTTATTAAAAGTATCATTGGGTTTTCACTCAAACATAAGGCTATTGTCTTTTTTATCACTTTGCTGGTGGTTGTGGCAGGAGCAATCAGTTTTTATTTCACACCGGTTGAAGCCTATCCGGACGTGACAAATACTGAGGTTGTGATCATTACGCAATGGTCGGGCAGAAGCGCTGAGGAAGTGGAACGTTTCATTTCCATTCCTATCGAAACAGAAATGAATTCGATCAGCCATAAGTCGGCTTTGCGTTCTATCAATTTATTTGGCCTTTCTTTTATCAAAATTGTTTTTGAAGATGGTGTCGATGGTTTTAATGCCAGGATGGAAGCGTCACAGAAACTGGCAAACGTAAACCTGCCGGATGGTGTCGATGCTGAAATACAGCCGCCTGCAGGCCCGACCGGTGAAATTTACCGTTATACACTGGAATCAAAAACCAAAACCAATACAGAACTGAAAACAATTCAGGACTGGGTGGTAGAAAAAAGCCTGAAAGCAGTTTCGGGTGTAGCTGATGTGGTTAGTTTCGGCGGTCATATCAAAACATTTGAGGTAAGTGTAAATCCTAATCTTTTATCAAAATTCGGGCTGACTGCGCTGGATGTATACAGCGCGCTGCAACGTGCCAATGTGAATGTAGGCGGCGATGTACTGCGCCAGGGACAGCAGGCTTTTGTGGTAAGAGGGATCGGAATAGTAACGGGCATACCGGACATTGAAAAAATTATTGTTAAAAATCTCAACGGCGTTCCTGTCCGGATGTCCAATATTGGTACCGTTCACGAATCCGCTTTGCCACAGCTTGGGATTGTTGGCCGCGACAGCCATGATGATGTGGTAGAAGGAATTGTACTCATGCGAAAAGGAGAAAATCCGGGTGAAGTGCTACCAACGCTGAAAGCAAAAGTGGATTATCTGAATACAGTCGTTCTGCCTAATGATGTAAAAATCAAAGTATTTTATGATCGTACCGAGCTGAATAAACATACTTTGAGTACGGTTGGGGAAAACGTAATGATGGGTATTACACTGGTAACAATTATCCTGCTGATTTTCCTTGCCGACTGGCGTACAACGGTTACTGTTGCCCTGGTTATTCCGCTTGCCTTATTATTTGCATTTATTCTTATGCGGGCAAAAGGTATGAGTGCCAATCTTCTTTCCATCGGTGCTATTGACTTCGGTATTATCATTGACGGAGCAGTTGTAATGGTCGAAGGGTTGTTTGTGATGCTCGCGCACTGGGCCGAAACCGAAGGAATGGAGAAATTCAATAAGCGCGCGAAACTGGGAAAAATCCTGAAAACTGCATTGGAAATGGGTAAATCTATTTTCGTTTCCAAACTGATCATCATTACAGCACTCTTACCTATTTTCTCTTTCCAGAAAGTAGAAGGAAAACTGTTCAGCCCACTGGCTTTTACAATGGGTTTTGCACTGCTGGGAGCGCTTTTACTGGCACTGACCTTTGTACCCGTTATGAGCAGCATTCTGTTAAATAAAAATGTAAGAGAACGCCATAACCCGATCATTTCATGGCTCAACAGGAAGTATTCACCACTGCTGGACCACGTGATGCTATATCCAAAACGGGCCGTATTAACAGCTGTAATCGCATTGTGCGTTGCTATTTTTTCGTTCCGCTGGGTAGGCTCTGAATTTTTGCCACATCTGAATGAAGGTTCTATTTATGTTCGGGCAAGTATGCCATTGTCCGTAAGTCTGGAAGACAGCTACCATTATACCCGTAAATTCCGTCAGATTTTTGAACAGTTTCCGGAAGTAAGAGGAGTGATTTCCCAAACGGGCAGGCCTAATGACGGAACCGACGCCACCGGATTTTTTAACCAGGAATTTTTCGTGGATCTTTTTCCGGCCGATGAATGGAAACGGGATATTACCAAGGATCAGCTCATTGCCCAGATGCAGGCCAAACTGGCAGGCTATAAAGGAATAGATTTTGGTTTTTCACAACCTATTTCGGATAATGTGGAAGAAGCTGTATCAGGAGTAAAAGGCTCAATTGCGGTAAAAATTACAGGAGACGATCTTAATCTGCTCGATAAAAAAGCGGATGAAGTTTATGCGCAACTCAAAACGGTGCAAGGCGTGGAAGACCTGGGTATTTTCCGGAATCTTGGACAACCCGAATTACGGATTACGCTCAATCCTGATAAAATGGCCCAATATGGGGTTGATGCGGCGGATGCTAATGCAGTTATTGAAATGGCGATTGGCGGAAAAGCAGTGAGCCAGGTATATGAAGGCGAGCGGAAATTTGATCTGCGGCTTCGTTATGATCTTCCTTATCGCTCTTCTATTGACCAGATTGGCAATTTGCTGGTACCAACTTTAAACGGTGGAAAAATACCGTTAAAAGAACTGGCATCCATTAACAATCAGGCCGGGCCTGCATTTATTTACAGGGAAGACAATGCGAGGTTTATTGCCGTGAAATTCTCAGTACGCGGCCGTGATCTGGGTAGTGCAGTAGACGAAGCACGAGGCAAAGTAAAACAGCATGTAAAACTTGCGAAAGGTTATGAAATTAAATGGAATGGTGAATTTGAAAACCAGGAACGCGCTGAACGTCAGTTGATGGTAGTAGTTCCGATTAGTATTCTATTGATTTTCTTTATCCTGTTTGCTTCCTTTGGAAATACGCTGGATTCGGTTCTGGTATTACTTAATGTACCTTTTGCCCTGATTGGTGGTATTGCGGCCTTGTTGCTTACCAACACGAATTTTAGTATTTCAGCAGGTGTTGGATTTATTGCATTGTTTGGCGTTGCAACGCAGGATGGTGTAATTCTGGTTAATAAGTTCAGGCATAATCTGCATGCCGGAATGCCACTGATCGAGGCAATTAAAGATGGTGCCAGATCACGGTTGCGGCCAGTTATCATGACTGCATTAATGGCTTCCCTTGGATTACTACCAGCAGCTTTAAGTACAGGAATTGGCTCTGAAACCCAGAAACCACTGGCAATTGTGGTGATTGGCGGATTGATGACAGCAACATTATTATCGCTGCTTATCCTGCCAACGATTTACGAATATATTTACAGCAGCAGGGAACGAAGGAAGAAGTTGCTGAAATAACTGGGTGTAAGTTTTGTAGAAGTGGCGCGAAGGTCATCCCTTCGTGCTTCTTCATTATATGGACTCAGGCTGATCAAATTTATATAAACGCGTTACAAACGCGAAGCCATAGCCGTCCCGATTGCAAATCGGGGCGAGCCAGAATCTTAAATGAACCATTTTACGTTAAAATTCGCTATATTAATTATCTATCCTGATCGCTTGTTATAATTGCAATGAATAAATTTGCTATTGAAATAATTGATTTAATTATAAACAAATGAGAATTCCGGACATTACTGTAAAATGAAATGTATTCCGGACCGACTTAAATTAAAAGTGCCGGTATGAATGGTGAAGTAAGCAGATTTATTGACTCCGGAATATTGGAAATGTATGTTTTGGGAGATACCAGTCCGGAACAAAATGAGCAAATGGAGCGAATGCTGAAGGAGCACGTCGAAATCCGGGAGGAACTATATTCCATTGAAGTTGCTCTGGAAAAGTATGCCATTAATCAAGCTGCTCCTGTTGATCCTACAATCAAGCCGTTTTTAATGGCAACAGTAGATTATATGCAACGAATATCCAATGGTGAGCCCGTTTCATTTCCTCCTCAGATCGCTGCAGACTCTTTAATATCTGATTATAACGACTGGCTTAACAGAGCAGATCTTCAACTCACCGGGCCTTTGGATGAAATTGAGGCGCATATCATTGGTTCAACGCCCGAACTGACAACAGCTATTGTCTGGATTAGAAATGGCGCACCTGCTGAAATACATAAAAAAGAACTGGAAACTTTTCTTATCGTCGAAGGCACCTGCAATATTGTAGTTGAGGGAAAAGATAATCATCTCGGCCGGGGCGATATATTTACTATTCCATTATACAGGTCACATTATGTGCAGATCACTTCTGCAATACCTTGTAAAATTATCCTGCAAAGGCTGGCAGCTTAGAATAGTATAAATTTGATATAAACGCGTTACAAACGCGATGCCATAACGACACCGATTGCAAATCGCTGTAAGCGGGACTAAACCATAAACCGCTACGTGGGCGCACCGATTGTAAACCAGTGTCAGCAAGTTAAGCCGATACATCAGTCACAAAGTGTCGATAAAAAGTCATTTATTTAAATAATGACCCAGTACAGATATAAAAGTGACCGTTACTATATTTTCATCTATGCGATAAATTAAGCGATCCTTTTTGTTTATCCGTCCTGACCAGTAACCAGTCAGGTTAAATTTTAATGGTTCCGGTTTTCCGATTCCTGTTTTAGGAGTTTCATACAACTCAGAAAATATATTATTTATTTTTAAAATTGATGCTTTATCACCTGATTTCTTAATTTTAAGAAGTTCTTTCTCGGCAACTTCTGAAATAATTACCCTATATTTTCCCATATTGACTTACTGGGATCAAGGACTTTATATTTGCCTTCGCTGATTTTTTTCTCAGCTGCTTTTATGAGATTTATCAATTCAGGATTAACTGATAAGGCATCTGCTTCGGATAGTGGTGTAAGTAAGTATGATTTATCTTTACCCCACTGCACGACGATCTGGACTTTATCATCCAACAAATCAAAATATTTTTTTTGATTACTTCGAAATTCCCGGCTGCTAATTACCAACATAATGATATCTATCTTTGTGTAATAAATTGGTACACATAGATAGATAAATGCTTATAGAAAACAATTCACTGATGCCAATGCCGCAACTCTTAACAAGAAAAGCCGCCCTTTCCGACCTTCCCACACTATTACGTTTTGAACAAGGCGTTATCACTGCTGAAAGGCCATTTGACAGTGATATAAAGCCGGATCCTGTGCATTATTACGACATTGAGGAATTAATCAATGCATCGCATATTGAACTCGTTGTAGCCGAAGTGGATGGAGAACTTATCGGCTGCGGTTATGCGCGTATTGAAAAGTCAAGACATTTTTTGAGACATCCCTTGCATGCATATTTGGGATTTATGTACGTTGATCCGGCTCATCGCGGAAAAGGTGTTAACAAAAAAATTATTGAAGCTTTGAAACAATGGGCACTGTCACGGAATATTAAGGAACTGCGGCTGGATGTTTATGAAGGAAATTTGCCAGCAGTTCAGGCTTATGAAAAAGCAGGATTCAGCAAACAGCTGATCAACATGCGAATGGATATATAAAATAACCCTGCTAGTATGGACTTTAAATCCGTATTAGCAGGGTTAACTTTTTTTGCAGAAGCGCACTATTTTATAGAAACAGATGCCTGTGTATTTTCCCAACCAAGAGAAAAACCACTTGATGTAACCTCATACATTAAACGCTCATTCAGTGAAGCACTTTTGCCGGGTTTTACTTTCACACTAAGAACGTCTTTTGAAGCGTCTTTCGAAGTTTCCCCTGACCGCTTGATCCCCCACTGGCCTGTTTCAGAATTGAAAATAAATGTCCATTCGTTTGCACCAGGAATTACATACAAGCTGTATTTTCCGGCAGGCAGCGCTTTTCCTTCCACTTTTATATCCTTATCTGTTTCAAAAAGAGTAGCCTCATTGGCACCTGCTCTCCATACTTTGTCAAATGGAACTAGGTCTCCAAAAATTTTACGCCCTTTCACCGCCGGACTGGAATAATTGATAGTAATCGTTGCTCCTCCCACTTTTCCCGTGGCGGTTTTAGGTGGGCTTGGCCGGCTGGCCTTATCTTCCTGTGCCCAAACAAGTGACGACACCAGCATCATTGCCAATGCCATCATCAGTCCTTTTGAAATTGATCCCTTTTTCATACTTGCCTTTGTTTAATAGTTGAATAAAATCCATTAAAATTTTTATTAAATATCGTCAAAGTTCACTTTATAATATTAGTCGCTTAAAACGAAATAATTAAAACAGCAAAAGTGTCCGGTTAAAGACACTTCTGCTACTATTTTATTTAACATTTGGCTATTAGAATCTCTTATATTTCTTCTGTTTTTTTTAATTATTGATTTACGTAAACACTTCCGCTGCTTGCTGAAAGAGTTACAGGAATTCCACCGCCATTCATTTTTCCGGTTACGCGGTCCTTTTCAGCATTCCCGTCAAAATTTTTCAATGGAATGTTAACTTTATTTCCTCTCAGGTTTAAATCCAGGCCTTTATCCAATGGCATAGTAACACGGATACTGCCCGCAGAACTTGACAGATCC from Dyadobacter sp. NIV53 carries:
- a CDS encoding DUF2911 domain-containing protein, with the translated sequence MKKGSISKGLMMALAMMLVSSLVWAQEDKASRPSPPKTATGKVGGATITINYSSPAVKGRKIFGDLVPFDKVWRAGANEATLFETDKDIKVEGKALPAGKYSLYVIPGANEWTFIFNSETGQWGIKRSGETSKDASKDVLSVKVKPGKSASLNERLMYEVTSSGFSLGWENTQASVSIK
- a CDS encoding efflux RND transporter permease subunit produces the protein MDKLIKSIIGFSLKHKAIVFFITLLVVVAGAISFYFTPVEAYPDVTNTEVVIITQWSGRSAEEVERFISIPIETEMNSISHKSALRSINLFGLSFIKIVFEDGVDGFNARMEASQKLANVNLPDGVDAEIQPPAGPTGEIYRYTLESKTKTNTELKTIQDWVVEKSLKAVSGVADVVSFGGHIKTFEVSVNPNLLSKFGLTALDVYSALQRANVNVGGDVLRQGQQAFVVRGIGIVTGIPDIEKIIVKNLNGVPVRMSNIGTVHESALPQLGIVGRDSHDDVVEGIVLMRKGENPGEVLPTLKAKVDYLNTVVLPNDVKIKVFYDRTELNKHTLSTVGENVMMGITLVTIILLIFLADWRTTVTVALVIPLALLFAFILMRAKGMSANLLSIGAIDFGIIIDGAVVMVEGLFVMLAHWAETEGMEKFNKRAKLGKILKTALEMGKSIFVSKLIIITALLPIFSFQKVEGKLFSPLAFTMGFALLGALLLALTFVPVMSSILLNKNVRERHNPIISWLNRKYSPLLDHVMLYPKRAVLTAVIALCVAIFSFRWVGSEFLPHLNEGSIYVRASMPLSVSLEDSYHYTRKFRQIFEQFPEVRGVISQTGRPNDGTDATGFFNQEFFVDLFPADEWKRDITKDQLIAQMQAKLAGYKGIDFGFSQPISDNVEEAVSGVKGSIAVKITGDDLNLLDKKADEVYAQLKTVQGVEDLGIFRNLGQPELRITLNPDKMAQYGVDAADANAVIEMAIGGKAVSQVYEGERKFDLRLRYDLPYRSSIDQIGNLLVPTLNGGKIPLKELASINNQAGPAFIYREDNARFIAVKFSVRGRDLGSAVDEARGKVKQHVKLAKGYEIKWNGEFENQERAERQLMVVVPISILLIFFILFASFGNTLDSVLVLLNVPFALIGGIAALLLTNTNFSISAGVGFIALFGVATQDGVILVNKFRHNLHAGMPLIEAIKDGARSRLRPVIMTALMASLGLLPAALSTGIGSETQKPLAIVVIGGLMTATLLSLLILPTIYEYIYSSRERRKKLLK
- a CDS encoding REP-associated tyrosine transposase; translated protein: MASHQYFIRNQNELYFLTMTVVDWVDVFTRKEHKLKIIDSLCYCQEEKGLKIYGWCLMSNHLHLLAAAEEGFLLSDILRDMKKYTSKQIVAAIEFEIESRKEWMLYRFQYAGKFKQNVKDYKFWQDGNHAEECYNYDFAKTKLHYIHQNPVRAMIVEEAEHYLFSSARDYAGLKGLLKVEFLYS
- a CDS encoding GNAT family N-acetyltransferase codes for the protein MPQLLTRKAALSDLPTLLRFEQGVITAERPFDSDIKPDPVHYYDIEELINASHIELVVAEVDGELIGCGYARIEKSRHFLRHPLHAYLGFMYVDPAHRGKGVNKKIIEALKQWALSRNIKELRLDVYEGNLPAVQAYEKAGFSKQLINMRMDI
- a CDS encoding Txe/YoeB family addiction module toxin: MGKYRVIISEVAEKELLKIKKSGDKASILKINNIFSELYETPKTGIGKPEPLKFNLTGYWSGRINKKDRLIYRIDENIVTVTFISVLGHYLNK
- a CDS encoding TolC family protein, coding for MKRITISLLLYLAIILPGYSQDTLRLTLEQAQEQFIQKNFALIAQKFNVNIAEAGVQQARLWYNPNLFVETNLYNGYTHKVLPFGKQTDLINPTGGVFNIQLQQVLSLTASRSKLVKLAESNVALQQSAFQDVMRNVRFTLAQTFGNLVNEQAKLKMLDLERARLESLLAAFRAQLKLGVIAPYEVTRIELEQKNFEKDQSTLNVQIAQDEAIMRVLLSQGGTVYIVADDSTAGNQNSPGLSQLLDLAFANRPDLQVAQQQILYNQNNLTYQKSLATPNLTIGADYQRLGSAFPHYVGAQVLMDLPVRNKNQGNIQSAKVGIDQSKTTAELSHLQVEQDVVAAARQYQEAISLQQKLTPEYLQSIEEISKNATEDYAKRIIDLVSFIDKIRAYRDAQLNLIDLKNDLFQARQQLNFVTNSKTF
- a CDS encoding efflux RND transporter periplasmic adaptor subunit is translated as MKFILNNISFRLSAVGFRRTVKLAFIMTLTACWLAACTKSEKPQEAETKDTESGFRTDTVALRNFEEEIQFTGSVSFDEKKVDKVYPIVSGNVLDVKADLGAYVQKGQVLATVQSGDVSDFLKDQNTAKANYDIAKRNADNVEQLYKTKFSSENDLTNARKQLEIAGSELERSTQVLKLYGGASTGKTPVFSVKSPESGYVVERNVNPEMQIRSDNSDPLFTISNLNDVWVLINIYESDIQAVKQGQQVNITTLAYPDKVFTGTISNISQVVDNESKVLQARVVLRNPNGMLKPDMFCTIRLHIEKPEKLLAVNPISVIFSQDKYFVIKEVKKGEYKSVPVEILKNTSKYMYIKGALEHGDVIVTEGALMLFSELTDN
- a CDS encoding cupin domain-containing protein; protein product: MNGEVSRFIDSGILEMYVLGDTSPEQNEQMERMLKEHVEIREELYSIEVALEKYAINQAAPVDPTIKPFLMATVDYMQRISNGEPVSFPPQIAADSLISDYNDWLNRADLQLTGPLDEIEAHIIGSTPELTTAIVWIRNGAPAEIHKKELETFLIVEGTCNIVVEGKDNHLGRGDIFTIPLYRSHYVQITSAIPCKIILQRLAA
- a CDS encoding type II toxin-antitoxin system Phd/YefM family antitoxin, with protein sequence MLVISSREFRSNQKKYFDLLDDKVQIVVQWGKDKSYLLTPLSEADALSVNPELINLIKAAEKKISEGKYKVLDPSKSIWENIG